In Candidatus Nealsonbacteria bacterium DGGOD1a, one DNA window encodes the following:
- a CDS encoding VWA domain-containing protein — MNKKIIFAAIVVCASLFSAAAAQAALVTCTGHNNECTICDFFAMIANTIGYVLKAVVPAAILISLVIAGLILMVKKDDPEILEKIKNTFKAVAIGAFVAYSGWLIVTLALTVTGSFNKDSWWKFQLSCQSCGDGIVQSSEECEPAENIDECVARGGGDETECENLIASCDDNCKIGITPPVVETPLSVNCTNSIDSCGLNTVLVMDSSLSISNSSLVLMKNAFKNFTNTLSGTPSQFSVIDFDTNATLLNGFTSDINAINAAIGTPRSDGVTNWEAALVAAKDAFASSNSNRKNLIIFASDGNPTRCIGTLAANNRRMARDCNKNEALAAALTQAATIKSSGIRIIGIGLGNSLKANNMIAVSSPESYYSVSDYGQLAATLEEIATELCGGTISVNKVIDRDGNLATTDDQINSNSQELAAWAYTIAGEANKITDSNGRADSVCVDTAEGPFSIAEQQSASKAGYHLVSGSCTGSSQSNGAFSADRQEISGIYVGNNDIVSCIFYSAP, encoded by the coding sequence ATGAATAAAAAAATAATTTTTGCGGCAATTGTCGTTTGCGCGTCGCTTTTTTCCGCCGCCGCGGCGCAGGCGGCATTGGTAACTTGCACCGGCCACAATAACGAATGCACGATATGCGATTTTTTCGCGATGATCGCCAATACCATAGGTTATGTTTTGAAAGCGGTGGTTCCCGCGGCTATTTTGATATCGCTGGTTATCGCCGGGTTGATTTTGATGGTAAAAAAAGACGATCCTGAAATTCTGGAAAAAATAAAAAATACTTTCAAGGCGGTGGCGATCGGCGCGTTTGTGGCTTATAGCGGTTGGCTGATTGTCACGCTGGCTTTAACCGTGACAGGATCTTTTAACAAGGACAGCTGGTGGAAATTTCAGCTTAGTTGCCAGTCCTGCGGCGATGGGATCGTTCAATCGTCCGAAGAATGCGAGCCGGCTGAAAATATCGACGAATGCGTGGCGCGGGGCGGAGGCGATGAAACGGAATGTGAAAATTTGATCGCGTCTTGCGACGATAATTGCAAAATAGGGATAACTCCGCCGGTGGTGGAGACGCCTCTCTCCGTTAATTGCACCAACAGTATTGATTCTTGCGGGCTAAACACGGTTTTGGTAATGGACAGCTCTCTTAGCATCAGCAATAGTTCCCTTGTTTTAATGAAGAACGCTTTTAAAAATTTTACCAACACGCTGTCGGGTACGCCCAGCCAATTTTCGGTGATTGATTTTGACACGAACGCAACCTTGCTGAACGGTTTTACATCCGATATCAACGCCATCAATGCGGCGATTGGTACGCCGCGCAGCGACGGGGTCACAAACTGGGAAGCGGCTTTGGTGGCCGCGAAAGACGCATTTGCATCTTCAAATTCGAATCGCAAAAATCTTATAATTTTTGCGTCGGACGGCAATCCCACCCGTTGTATCGGAACGCTTGCGGCCAACAACAGAAGAATGGCTCGAGATTGTAATAAAAATGAGGCATTGGCGGCGGCTCTGACGCAGGCGGCGACGATTAAAAGTTCCGGTATTCGGATTATAGGGATTGGGTTGGGCAACAGCCTGAAAGCCAACAATATGATTGCGGTTTCAAGTCCCGAATCTTATTACAGCGTAAGCGATTACGGCCAGCTCGCGGCGACATTGGAAGAGATCGCCACGGAACTTTGCGGCGGTACGATCAGCGTTAACAAAGTTATCGACAGGGATGGAAATCTTGCGACGACCGATGATCAAATAAACAGCAACAGCCAGGAGCTGGCGGCTTGGGCTTATACGATTGCCGGTGAAGCCAATAAGATAACCGATAGCAACGGCCGGGCCGATTCCGTATGCGTGGATACGGCGGAAGGCCCTTTCTCGATCGCCGAACAGCAATCCGCGTCCAAGGCGGGATATCATCTGGTTAGCGGCTCTTGCACGGGCTCTTCGCAGTCAAACGGCGCGTTTTCCGCCGACAGGCAAGAAATATCCGGGATTTATGTCGGCAATAACGATATCGTATCCTGTATTTTTTATAGCGCGCCGTAA
- a CDS encoding serine hydroxymethyltransferase, with product MEKINILVGEHNKWRGECLNLIASENAMSPVCEKLYTSDLMHRYAEGVPYKRYYRGLQYVDQIEDLTQQEMKKHFGANFCDIRPLSGTIANYAAFAAISQRGDKILSLGIEHGSHVSHEKAGAAGTLGLEVDSLIYNDDCTMNAEKSCAKILETKPKFIVIGGSVILFPQPIKELRKACDEAGAKIIYDAAHVLGLIAAGIFQDPLREGADIVTTSTHKTFPGPQGGMILGNIDEATQKKIQAAVFPQFSSNHHLHRMPALYGALREMQTFGKDYAAQIVGNAQALARELYNLGFNVLAKELGFTKSHQVLVDCGEIGFGGLVADTLEKANIILNKNIIPGDGISPKNPRGIRIGTQEMTRFGMKEDEMKQIAKFIKRAVLDKESPETVAKEVAAFRRNYQTARYCFGKQAS from the coding sequence ATGGAAAAAATAAATATATTGGTCGGAGAGCACAACAAGTGGAGAGGCGAATGTTTGAATTTGATCGCGTCGGAAAACGCGATGTCGCCGGTTTGCGAAAAACTTTATACCAGCGATTTGATGCATCGATACGCCGAGGGTGTGCCCTACAAACGCTATTACCGCGGATTGCAATATGTGGATCAGATCGAGGATTTGACCCAGCAAGAAATGAAAAAGCATTTTGGCGCGAATTTTTGCGATATCCGGCCGCTTTCGGGAACCATTGCCAACTACGCGGCGTTCGCGGCCATTTCCCAAAGGGGAGATAAAATTTTATCTTTGGGGATCGAACACGGATCGCATGTTTCCCACGAAAAAGCGGGCGCGGCGGGCACTCTTGGTTTGGAAGTTGACTCGCTGATATATAATGACGATTGCACGATGAACGCGGAAAAATCATGCGCCAAGATATTGGAAACCAAACCGAAATTCATCGTCATCGGCGGGTCGGTAATCCTGTTCCCCCAGCCGATTAAAGAATTGCGCAAAGCGTGCGATGAGGCGGGGGCGAAAATTATTTACGACGCGGCGCATGTTTTGGGCTTGATCGCGGCCGGGATTTTCCAGGACCCTTTGCGCGAAGGCGCGGATATCGTCACCACCTCGACCCACAAAACTTTTCCCGGCCCGCAAGGAGGAATGATTCTGGGGAATATCGACGAGGCAACGCAGAAAAAGATTCAGGCGGCGGTGTTTCCGCAATTCTCTTCCAACCATCACTTGCATAGAATGCCGGCGCTGTACGGCGCGTTGCGCGAAATGCAAACATTCGGCAAGGATTACGCGGCGCAGATTGTCGGCAACGCGCAGGCGCTGGCGCGAGAGTTGTATAACCTCGGGTTTAATGTATTGGCCAAAGAGCTGGGATTTACCAAATCGCATCAGGTGCTTGTCGATTGCGGCGAGATCGGTTTTGGCGGGTTGGTGGCCGACACTCTTGAAAAGGCGAATATCATTTTGAATAAAAACATTATTCCGGGCGACGGCATCAGTCCCAAGAATCCGCGCGGCATTCGCATTGGCACGCAGGAAATGACGCGCTTCGGGATGAAAGAAGATGAAATGAAGCAGATCGCCAAATTCATCAAGCGCGCGGTTTTGGACAAAGAATCGCCCGAAACCGTGGCCAAAGAAGTCGCCGCGTTTCGCAGAAATTACCAAACCGCGCGATATTGTTTCGGAAAACAGGCTTCGTAG
- a CDS encoding cytosolic protein → MKKLDYEKLNDFIVSDVIQPFYEIRLKRLGMANLVDIAKRKNPYLFKAKNIETAGDFAKGILDAFLSSQEETIFGDLMENLAINICRQVFDGKKAEEGIYRSVDLMFEREDKIYIVGIKSGPNWGNSDQVNALRKNLKAAKKIIRAQFPRKEIINVNGCIYGRDNQPHKISKKDSNLSYYKICGQSFWELISGDNELYKKIIRPLDKEAKKRDDKFKELYVKKINEMTKDVVDIFYENDNLDWDKIIDYVFKAKS, encoded by the coding sequence ATGAAAAAACTTGATTACGAAAAATTAAATGATTTTATTGTTTCGGATGTGATTCAGCCGTTTTACGAGATCAGGCTTAAACGCTTGGGAATGGCAAATTTGGTCGATATTGCAAAGCGGAAAAATCCTTATCTGTTTAAAGCGAAAAATATTGAAACTGCCGGCGATTTTGCGAAAGGCATTCTTGACGCTTTTTTGTCTTCTCAAGAAGAAACGATTTTTGGAGACTTGATGGAAAATTTGGCGATAAATATTTGCCGCCAAGTTTTTGACGGTAAAAAGGCCGAAGAGGGCATATATCGTAGCGTTGATTTGATGTTTGAGCGGGAAGATAAAATTTATATTGTTGGGATAAAGTCCGGTCCGAATTGGGGCAATAGTGATCAAGTAAACGCATTAAGAAAAAATTTAAAAGCGGCAAAAAAAATCATCCGAGCTCAATTTCCAAGAAAAGAGATTATAAATGTTAACGGTTGTATCTATGGGCGCGACAACCAGCCGCACAAGATAAGCAAAAAGGATTCGAATTTGAGTTATTATAAGATTTGCGGTCAATCTTTTTGGGAATTGATTTCAGGCGACAATGAATTATATAAAAAAATAATTCGGCCTTTGGACAAGGAAGCAAAAAAGCGCGATGACAAATTTAAGGAGTTATATGTGAAGAAAATTAATGAAATGACTAAAGATGTTGTCGATATTTTTTACGAAAACGATAATTTGGACTGGGATAAAATAATAGACTATGTTTTTAAAGCAAAGTCATAA
- the mnmA gene encoding tRNA 2-thiouridine(34) synthase MnmA, with translation MKYGKKIRVVCAMSGGVDSAVSAAILVREGFEVIGAFMKFWADKPENNACLPQNRCCSEESEQRARKTALQLDIPFYVLDVRDEFKKLVVDRFIRGVKKGLTPNPCVVCNQEIKFGLLVKKALAMDAEFVATGHYCQIKKDKGGVFRLLRGADKNKDQSYFLWRLEQKQLSRIIFPVGCFEKNEVRQLAKKWKLPSALTAESQEVCFVNGDIDKFLEKYCGKKPGNIIDGAGNIIGRHNGLWFYTIGQRKGIGLSGGPFYVAKKDSRKNELLVGPSKEFAVKNVPLESVRWIGAQPELPLEIKTKIRYRSKEAKAKVVETAGKYKLKFLKPQYAVTPGQSAVFYRGRELLGGGIIKA, from the coding sequence ATGAAATATGGTAAAAAAATTCGGGTGGTCTGCGCCATGTCGGGCGGGGTGGATAGCGCGGTGAGCGCGGCGATTTTGGTTAGAGAGGGGTTTGAGGTGATCGGGGCGTTTATGAAGTTTTGGGCGGACAAGCCGGAAAACAACGCTTGTTTGCCGCAGAACAGATGTTGCTCTGAGGAATCCGAACAGCGGGCGCGCAAAACCGCGCTTCAATTGGATATTCCGTTTTATGTTTTGGATGTGCGTGATGAATTCAAGAAGCTGGTGGTGGACCGGTTTATCCGCGGCGTCAAAAAAGGATTGACGCCCAATCCTTGCGTGGTTTGCAATCAGGAAATCAAATTCGGATTGCTCGTTAAAAAAGCGTTGGCTATGGACGCGGAATTTGTGGCCACGGGCCATTACTGCCAAATCAAAAAAGACAAAGGCGGCGTTTTCCGTTTATTGAGGGGCGCGGATAAAAATAAAGACCAATCCTATTTTCTATGGCGGCTTGAGCAAAAACAATTAAGCCGGATTATTTTTCCGGTTGGTTGTTTTGAAAAAAACGAGGTTCGGCAGTTGGCGAAGAAATGGAAATTGCCAAGCGCGCTCACGGCCGAGTCGCAGGAGGTTTGTTTTGTGAACGGCGATATTGATAAGTTTTTGGAAAAATATTGCGGGAAAAAACCGGGGAATATTATCGACGGCGCCGGAAACATCATTGGACGGCATAACGGCCTGTGGTTTTACACTATCGGCCAGCGCAAAGGCATCGGGCTTTCGGGCGGGCCGTTCTATGTGGCAAAAAAAGATTCGAGAAAGAATGAATTGTTGGTTGGGCCGTCCAAAGAGTTCGCGGTAAAAAATGTTCCGTTGGAAAGCGTGCGCTGGATTGGCGCGCAGCCCGAACTCCCGCTTGAAATCAAAACCAAAATCCGCTATCGGAGCAAAGAAGCCAAGGCGAAAGTTGTGGAAACGGCCGGCAAATACAAACTGAAATTTTTAAAGCCGCAATACGCGGTTACTCCGGGCCAATCAGCCGTGTTCTATCGCGGCCGGGAACTTTTGGGCGGCGGGATTATAAAGGCGTAA
- a CDS encoding RNA-binding protein, whose translation MNKKLYIGGLPYSTTQDSLREGFSVAGNVESAIVITDKMSGRSKGFGFVEFSTEEEAEKAIEMFNGKDFEGRRITVSEARPMEPRAPRRSFDRDNGGDYGDR comes from the coding sequence ATGAACAAGAAATTATACATTGGTGGGTTGCCTTACAGCACCACCCAGGATAGCTTGAGAGAAGGTTTCTCGGTTGCCGGCAATGTTGAATCGGCGATTGTTATCACCGATAAAATGTCCGGTCGCTCGAAAGGTTTTGGATTCGTGGAATTTTCCACCGAAGAAGAAGCCGAGAAGGCCATCGAGATGTTCAACGGCAAGGATTTCGAAGGCCGCAGAATTACGGTCAGCGAAGCTCGGCCGATGGAGCCTCGCGCGCCTCGCCGCAGTTTTGACCGCGACAATGGCGGTGATTACGGCGATCGCTAG
- a CDS encoding cell division FtsZ family protein encodes MKTKKNKIIRKKNVGTKKTPVIIEKPKITAQKPLVKIASKLRSKVLNIKAVEQGHAGTKGGASISGDRRLRKTLASQTAGKTIEPEFEVKKTKIRIIGIGGGGGNIVSEIAGKVKKSSFYIANTDFAALRNAPKNVSVFQFGENFTHGLGTGMDARIAEEAANTDRESIKKMLEGQDLVVIVSSLGGGAGSGAAPVFAQISKSMGNLTYGIFTLPFVFEGVKKDEIAKTALEKLKPYMNAMTILPNERVFEVVPKNTPFNKTLSYINTMLSDSLEGLIETIYDTGVINIDFADLRAILSGNGKMSFLNTVTFKKGEEANLDAFEKAFDSPLYPYMIDKARGLLLNIVAQNDLKLLEVNRILTSVASRIHKDAKIIFGVGHEGAKADWVRVTVLATGCVYGGAEDNAKEPALAAEKIKEAPAAAAKPDRKPAEKKNPAAANNAKIISPKKNGAVKPLKPRKKIEIKKSAPVKINAAAAEKKNPQIAPRERPAAAAEENHEVGRGQSVPVQFEAPVRKNALQVKKEIEMEENEMLEKEKAWEVPAFLRKQKK; translated from the coding sequence ATGAAAACGAAAAAAAACAAGATAATCCGGAAGAAAAATGTCGGGACGAAAAAAACGCCGGTAATTATTGAGAAGCCGAAAATCACGGCGCAAAAACCGCTCGTAAAAATCGCGTCAAAACTGCGGTCGAAGGTGTTGAATATCAAGGCGGTGGAACAGGGGCATGCCGGAACAAAGGGAGGCGCTTCGATATCGGGCGACAGACGCCTTCGCAAAACTTTGGCAAGCCAAACCGCCGGCAAGACGATTGAGCCGGAGTTTGAAGTTAAAAAAACCAAGATCAGGATCATCGGCATCGGCGGCGGCGGCGGAAACATTGTTTCCGAAATTGCTGGCAAGGTGAAAAAATCGTCGTTTTATATCGCCAACACCGATTTCGCGGCGCTGCGCAACGCGCCCAAGAATGTGTCGGTTTTTCAGTTCGGCGAAAATTTTACCCATGGTCTGGGTACGGGAATGGACGCGCGGATCGCCGAAGAAGCGGCCAACACCGACCGCGAAAGCATCAAGAAGATGCTTGAAGGGCAGGACTTGGTGGTTATTGTTTCTTCGTTGGGCGGCGGCGCGGGTTCGGGCGCGGCGCCGGTGTTCGCGCAAATATCGAAAAGTATGGGAAATCTCACATATGGCATATTCACCCTGCCGTTTGTTTTTGAGGGCGTCAAAAAAGACGAGATTGCCAAAACCGCGCTGGAAAAATTGAAGCCTTATATGAACGCGATGACCATTCTGCCCAACGAACGGGTTTTCGAGGTGGTTCCAAAAAATACTCCTTTCAACAAAACGCTTTCCTACATTAACACGATGCTTTCCGACAGCCTTGAGGGGCTGATTGAAACAATCTACGATACCGGAGTGATCAATATCGATTTTGCCGATTTGCGGGCGATTCTTTCCGGCAACGGGAAGATGTCGTTTTTGAATACCGTAACATTTAAAAAAGGCGAAGAGGCGAATCTGGATGCGTTTGAAAAGGCTTTCGACTCGCCGCTTTATCCCTATATGATCGACAAGGCGCGCGGGCTTTTATTGAATATCGTCGCCCAGAATGATTTAAAATTGCTTGAAGTCAACCGGATATTGACCAGCGTGGCGAGCCGTATCCATAAAGATGCCAAGATAATTTTCGGGGTTGGCCACGAAGGCGCCAAGGCGGATTGGGTCAGGGTAACGGTGCTTGCGACCGGATGCGTCTACGGCGGCGCCGAAGATAACGCCAAAGAACCCGCTTTGGCCGCGGAAAAAATCAAAGAAGCGCCGGCCGCCGCGGCAAAGCCGGATCGAAAACCGGCGGAAAAGAAAAATCCGGCCGCGGCAAACAACGCGAAAATAATTTCACCCAAAAAGAACGGCGCGGTCAAACCGTTAAAACCGCGGAAAAAAATTGAAATTAAAAAATCCGCGCCGGTGAAGATAAACGCCGCGGCGGCGGAAAAGAAAAATCCCCAAATCGCTCCCCGGGAGCGGCCCGCGGCGGCCGCGGAGGAAAACCATGAGGTTGGCCGGGGGCAAAGCGTTCCCGTCCAATTCGAGGCTCCGGTAAGGAAGAACGCGCTGCAGGTGAAGAAAGAGATCGAGATGGAAGAAAATGAGATGCTGGAAAAGGAAAAGGCGTGGGAGGTACCCGCTTTTTTGAGGAAACAGAAAAAATAA
- a CDS encoding peptidylprolyl isomerase, with amino-acid sequence MNKNNLIVFGAAIVVIAAGAWFMGFGKSQPKTLLEEAALRKGDGNAGIAQSQKPAENNNAPADHAMSSAVPQVDLEYNKIMNATIKTNLGEIKVELSGDKTPVTAGNFAKLAEAGFYNGVKFHRVIKGFMIQGGDPLTKDDSMKARWGTGGPGYQFADEPFSGEYDRGVLAMANSGPNTNGSQFFIMHQDYPLPPSYVIFGKVTSGIEVVDKIAELPTGANDQPLTPPVIESVTVEK; translated from the coding sequence ATGAATAAAAATAATCTGATCGTTTTCGGGGCCGCGATCGTTGTGATCGCGGCGGGCGCTTGGTTTATGGGTTTTGGCAAGAGCCAGCCCAAAACACTGCTGGAAGAAGCCGCTCTTCGGAAAGGAGATGGCAACGCCGGGATCGCGCAATCGCAAAAACCGGCGGAAAATAACAATGCGCCGGCCGATCACGCCATGAGCAGCGCCGTGCCGCAAGTTGATCTTGAATATAATAAAATTATGAACGCAACCATTAAAACAAATTTGGGAGAGATCAAAGTTGAATTGAGCGGCGACAAAACGCCGGTTACCGCGGGAAATTTTGCCAAACTGGCCGAGGCCGGATTTTACAACGGCGTTAAATTTCATCGGGTGATCAAAGGGTTTATGATTCAGGGCGGCGATCCGCTGACCAAAGATGATTCAATGAAAGCGCGCTGGGGCACGGGCGGCCCGGGCTATCAGTTTGCCGATGAACCTTTTTCCGGCGAGTATGATCGGGGAGTTTTGGCTATGGCCAACAGCGGCCCGAACACCAATGGCAGCCAGTTTTTCATTATGCACCAAGATTATCCCTTGCCGCCCAGCTATGTGATTTTCGGCAAAGTGACTTCAGGCATCGAAGTGGTGGACAAAATCGCCGAATTGCCGACCGGCGCCAACGACCAGCCGTTGACCCCGCCAGTGATTGAAAGCGTAACCGTGGAAAAGTAA
- a CDS encoding site-specific DNA-methyltransferase, with the protein MVVFTREKIDLFSKNKVKTDVILGDCLEILKRIDSDSVDLIVTSPPYADQRKKTYGGIAPDDYVQWFLPITNELLRVVKPSGTFILNIKEKAIEGERHTYVMELVIEMKKQGWFWTEEFIWHKKNCFPGKWPNRFRDAWERLLQFNKSKNFAMYQDEVMVPMGDWAKTRLKNLSETDKIRDNSRVGSGFGKNVSKWVGREMAYPTNVLVMATETSNKSHSAVFPKELPAWFIKLFTQQGDLVLDPFLGSGTTSLAALELDRNSIGIEIKEEYYKLAIENINNGINRIV; encoded by the coding sequence ATGGTGGTATTTACGAGAGAGAAAATTGATTTATTCAGTAAAAACAAGGTTAAAACCGATGTTATTTTGGGTGATTGCCTTGAGATTTTGAAGCGGATTGATTCCGATAGTGTTGATTTGATTGTAACTTCGCCGCCATATGCCGATCAACGAAAAAAAACTTATGGCGGAATTGCTCCCGATGATTATGTGCAATGGTTTTTGCCGATAACTAACGAATTATTGCGGGTTGTTAAACCAAGCGGTACATTTATCCTTAATATTAAAGAAAAAGCGATTGAAGGAGAAAGGCATACCTATGTGATGGAATTGGTGATAGAAATGAAGAAACAAGGATGGTTTTGGACGGAAGAGTTTATCTGGCATAAAAAAAATTGTTTTCCCGGAAAATGGCCAAACCGATTTCGGGACGCTTGGGAAAGGCTTTTGCAATTCAATAAAAGTAAGAATTTTGCGATGTACCAAGATGAGGTAATGGTGCCAATGGGCGATTGGGCGAAAACTCGTTTAAAAAATTTAAGTGAAACTGATAAAATCCGGGACAATTCGCGTGTTGGCAGCGGGTTTGGCAAGAATGTGTCTAAATGGGTGGGGCGGGAAATGGCTTATCCAACCAATGTTTTAGTGATGGCGACTGAGACTTCAAATAAAAGCCATAGTGCGGTTTTTCCCAAAGAATTACCGGCGTGGTTTATTAAGCTTTTTACGCAACAGGGAGATTTGGTGCTCGATCCTTTTCTTGGTTCGGGAACGACATCTCTTGCCGCCCTTGAACTGGATAGAAATTCGATTGGCATTGAAATTAAGGAAGAGTACTATAAATTGGCGATTGAAAATATCAACAACGGTATTAATCGGATTGTATGA
- a CDS encoding FAD-dependent oxidoreductase: MHDLIIIGAGPAGMTAAIYAARQKTKSVLITREFGGQMAKKEVAIENYPGLGIVTAPELIAKFRDHLKLLGAEIMIADAIKLEKTGAGFSLATEREKLEARAVIIATGSSPRMLDIPGEKEFLGRGVGYCVTCDGPLFSKRDVAVVGGGNSAFEAALFLAKFAKKIFILERGPAVFADASNQESAKNTGKVEIVANAKILRIEGANFVKNIVYRDAAGAETSLPVEGVFIKAGNRPASSFAEGLVELNDRNEIKFDSKSCQTKTPGLFVAGDVSDVKYKQIVVAAGEGAKAAMAAGEFLRTQK, from the coding sequence ATGCACGATTTAATTATCATCGGGGCCGGACCGGCGGGAATGACCGCCGCGATTTATGCGGCGCGGCAAAAAACAAAATCGGTTTTGATTACGCGCGAATTCGGCGGCCAGATGGCAAAAAAAGAAGTGGCCATCGAGAATTATCCGGGTTTGGGGATCGTCACGGCGCCGGAATTGATTGCGAAATTTAGAGACCATCTGAAATTGCTGGGCGCCGAAATTATGATCGCCGACGCGATTAAACTGGAAAAAACCGGAGCAGGGTTTTCTTTGGCCACCGAGCGCGAAAAACTTGAAGCGCGCGCGGTGATAATCGCCACCGGTTCGTCGCCGCGGATGCTGGATATTCCGGGCGAAAAAGAGTTTTTGGGCCGGGGCGTGGGTTATTGCGTCACCTGCGACGGGCCGCTGTTTTCCAAACGCGATGTGGCGGTGGTTGGCGGCGGCAATTCGGCGTTTGAGGCGGCGCTGTTTTTGGCCAAATTCGCCAAGAAGATATTCATATTGGAGCGCGGCCCGGCGGTTTTCGCCGATGCGTCCAATCAAGAATCGGCCAAAAACACCGGCAAGGTTGAAATTGTCGCCAATGCGAAAATTTTGCGTATCGAAGGCGCGAATTTCGTGAAAAATATCGTTTATCGGGACGCCGCCGGCGCGGAAACAAGCTTGCCCGTGGAGGGGGTTTTTATAAAAGCGGGCAACCGGCCGGCATCTTCGTTTGCCGAGGGGCTGGTGGAGTTAAACGATCGCAACGAGATTAAATTCGATTCCAAAAGTTGCCAGACCAAAACTCCGGGATTGTTCGTTGCCGGCGATGTGAGCGATGTGAAATACAAGCAAATCGTGGTGGCGGCGGGCGAAGGCGCCAAAGCGGCGATGGCGGCCGGGGAATTTTTGCGCACGCAAAAATAA